The Rhizobium sp. BT03 genome has a window encoding:
- a CDS encoding S-(hydroxymethyl)glutathione dehydrogenase/class III alcohol dehydrogenase gives MDVRAAVAVQAGKPLEVMTVHLEGPRAGEVLVEVKATGICHTDDFTLSGADPEGLFPAILGHEGAGIVVDVGPGVTSVKKGDHVIPLYTPECRECYSCLSRKTNLCTAIRSTQGQGVMPDGTSRFSIGKDKIHHYMGCSTFANYTVLPEIALAKVNPDAPFDKICYIGCGVTTGIGAVINTAKVEIGATAIVFGLGGIGLNVLQGLRLAGADMIIGVDINNDRKEWGEKFGMTHFVNPKEVGDDIVPYLVNMTKRNGDLIGGADYTFDCTGNTKVMRQALEASHRGWGKSIIIGVAGAGQEISTRPFQLVTGRNWMGTAFGGARGRTDVPKIVDWYMQGKIQIDPMITHTMPLEDINKGFDMMHKGESIRGVVVY, from the coding sequence ATGGACGTTCGCGCCGCCGTAGCCGTTCAGGCCGGAAAACCGCTCGAAGTGATGACCGTGCATCTGGAGGGCCCGCGGGCCGGCGAAGTGCTGGTCGAGGTCAAGGCGACCGGCATCTGCCACACCGACGACTTCACGCTCTCGGGCGCCGATCCGGAAGGCCTGTTCCCGGCGATCCTCGGCCATGAGGGTGCCGGCATCGTCGTCGATGTCGGCCCCGGCGTCACCTCGGTCAAGAAGGGCGACCACGTCATCCCGCTCTACACGCCGGAATGCCGGGAATGTTATTCCTGCCTGTCGCGCAAGACCAATCTCTGCACCGCCATCCGCTCGACCCAGGGCCAGGGCGTGATGCCGGACGGCACCTCGCGCTTCTCGATCGGCAAGGACAAGATCCACCACTATATGGGCTGCTCGACCTTCGCCAATTACACCGTGCTGCCGGAGATCGCCCTTGCCAAGGTCAATCCGGATGCTCCCTTCGACAAGATCTGCTATATCGGCTGCGGCGTCACCACCGGCATCGGTGCGGTGATCAACACCGCCAAGGTCGAGATCGGCGCCACCGCCATCGTCTTCGGTCTCGGCGGCATCGGCCTCAACGTGCTGCAGGGGCTGCGCCTTGCCGGCGCCGACATGATCATCGGCGTCGACATCAACAATGACCGCAAGGAATGGGGCGAGAAGTTCGGCATGACGCATTTCGTCAATCCGAAGGAGGTCGGCGACGACATCGTGCCCTATCTCGTCAATATGACCAAGCGCAACGGCGACCTGATCGGCGGGGCCGACTACACCTTCGACTGCACCGGCAACACCAAGGTCATGCGCCAGGCGCTGGAAGCCTCCCACCGCGGCTGGGGCAAATCGATCATCATCGGCGTGGCCGGCGCCGGCCAGGAGATCTCCACCCGGCCGTTCCAGCTGGTCACCGGCCGCAACTGGATGGGCACCGCCTTCGGCGGCGCGCGCGGCCGTACCGACGTGCCGAAGATCGTCGACTGGTACATGCAGGGCAAGATCCAGATCGATCCGATGATCACCCACACGATGCCGCTCGAAGACATCAACAAGGGCTTCGACATGATGCACAAGGGCGAAAGCATCCGCGGCGTGGTGGTCTACTGA
- a CDS encoding YaiI/YqxD family protein gives MIYVDADACPVKPEVLKVAERLGLEVTFVANSGLRPSRDPMIHNVIVSNAFDAADNWIAEHAGPGDVVVTADVPLAVRCVATGAFVSGPTGRVFDETNIGMASAMRDLGAHLRETGESKGYNAAFSPKDRSRFLETFDRLCRRAKSLSAEAGERS, from the coding sequence ATGATCTACGTCGATGCCGATGCCTGCCCGGTGAAGCCGGAAGTCCTGAAGGTCGCCGAACGCCTCGGCCTCGAAGTCACCTTCGTCGCCAATTCCGGCCTGCGCCCTTCGCGCGATCCGATGATCCACAACGTCATCGTCTCCAACGCCTTCGACGCCGCCGACAATTGGATCGCCGAGCACGCCGGTCCGGGCGATGTCGTCGTCACCGCCGACGTGCCGCTCGCGGTGCGCTGCGTCGCCACCGGCGCCTTCGTTAGCGGCCCGACAGGGCGCGTCTTCGACGAGACCAATATCGGCATGGCGAGCGCCATGCGCGATCTCGGCGCGCATTTGCGCGAAACCGGCGAGAGCAAGGGCTACAACGCCGCCTTCAGCCCGAAAGACCGCTCACGTTTCCTGGAAACCTTCGACCGCCTCTGCCGCCGCGCCAAGAGCCTTTCCGCCGAGGCTGGCGAGCGATCCTGA
- a CDS encoding acetyl/propionyl/methylcrotonyl-CoA carboxylase subunit alpha produces MFKKILIANRGEIACRVIKTARRMGISTVAVYSDADRDALHVEMADEAVHIGPAAASESYLVAEKIIAACKATGAEAVHPGYGFLSERASFCAELEKQGIVFIGPKPKAIMAMGDKIESKKFANAAGVSTVPGHLGVIEDAAHAEVIAGGIGYPVMIKASAGGGGKGMRIAWNEAEVRDGFERARSEAKSSFGDDRVFIEKFIVEPRHIEIQVLADAHGNVVYLGERECSIQRRNQKVAEEAPSPFLDEKTRKAMGEQSVALARAVDYQSAGTVEFIVDRDRNFYFLEMNTRLQVEHPVTELVTGIDLVEQMIRVAAGEPLALAQDDIRLDGWAIESRLYAEDPYRTFLPSIGRLTRYRPPAEGRTGNVVIRNDTGVFEGAEISMYYDPMIAKLCTWAPTRLEAIEAMGRALDGFVVDGIEHNVPFLSALMKHPRWREGRLSTGFISEEYPDGFAPMKPDRTEEAVLAAIALSACLIETNRRERFADRLRAASGAQREHWVVKTGDSHVDVRLLDGLVTIPFDMEMAIEGENRSIVTDWRPGDPVWNGKVGGRDITAQIRPVLNGLRIDWQGLSVTAKVFSPRHAELDRLMPVKLPPDTSKLLLCPMPGLVVSIAVAEGQEVKAGETLAIVEAMKMENVLRAERDLIVSKINAAAGESLAVDAVIMEFA; encoded by the coding sequence ATGTTCAAGAAAATCCTGATCGCGAATCGCGGCGAAATCGCCTGCCGCGTGATTAAGACTGCGCGCCGCATGGGCATTTCGACCGTCGCCGTCTATTCGGATGCGGATCGGGACGCGCTGCATGTCGAGATGGCCGATGAGGCCGTGCATATCGGCCCGGCCGCGGCCTCCGAGAGTTACCTAGTCGCCGAAAAGATCATCGCCGCCTGCAAGGCGACCGGCGCCGAGGCGGTGCATCCGGGCTACGGCTTCCTGTCGGAGCGCGCCTCCTTCTGCGCTGAGCTGGAAAAGCAGGGCATCGTCTTCATCGGCCCTAAGCCGAAAGCCATCATGGCGATGGGCGACAAGATCGAATCGAAGAAATTCGCCAATGCCGCCGGCGTATCGACAGTCCCCGGCCATCTCGGCGTCATCGAGGATGCCGCCCATGCGGAAGTGATCGCGGGTGGGATCGGTTATCCCGTCATGATCAAGGCATCGGCCGGCGGCGGCGGCAAGGGCATGCGCATCGCCTGGAATGAGGCCGAGGTGCGCGACGGTTTCGAGCGCGCCCGCTCGGAGGCCAAGAGCTCCTTCGGCGACGACCGCGTCTTCATCGAGAAGTTCATCGTCGAGCCGCGCCACATCGAGATCCAGGTGCTGGCCGATGCGCATGGCAACGTCGTCTATCTCGGCGAGCGCGAATGCTCGATCCAGCGGCGGAACCAGAAGGTGGCGGAAGAGGCGCCCTCGCCCTTCCTCGACGAAAAAACCCGCAAGGCGATGGGCGAACAATCGGTGGCGCTGGCCAGAGCCGTGGATTACCAGAGCGCCGGCACCGTCGAATTCATCGTCGACCGCGACCGCAACTTCTATTTCCTCGAAATGAACACCCGCCTGCAGGTCGAACATCCCGTCACCGAACTGGTCACCGGCATCGATCTCGTCGAACAGATGATCCGTGTCGCCGCGGGCGAGCCGCTTGCCCTCGCCCAGGACGATATCAGGCTCGATGGCTGGGCGATCGAAAGCCGGCTCTATGCCGAAGACCCCTACCGCACCTTCCTGCCCTCGATCGGCCGCCTGACGCGCTATCGCCCGCCGGCCGAAGGCCGGACCGGCAATGTCGTCATCCGCAACGATACCGGGGTTTTCGAAGGCGCCGAGATCTCGATGTATTACGATCCGATGATCGCCAAGCTCTGCACCTGGGCGCCGACGCGGCTGGAGGCGATCGAGGCCATGGGCCGGGCGCTCGACGGCTTCGTCGTCGACGGCATCGAGCACAATGTCCCTTTCCTGTCGGCGCTGATGAAACATCCACGCTGGCGCGAGGGCCGGCTTTCCACAGGCTTCATTTCAGAGGAATATCCCGACGGCTTCGCGCCGATGAAACCGGACAGGACGGAAGAGGCTGTACTGGCCGCCATTGCGCTGTCCGCCTGCCTGATCGAGACGAACCGGCGCGAGCGTTTCGCCGATCGCCTGCGCGCCGCCTCGGGCGCGCAACGCGAGCATTGGGTGGTGAAAACAGGCGACAGCCATGTCGACGTCCGATTGCTCGACGGTCTCGTCACCATCCCCTTCGATATGGAGATGGCCATAGAGGGCGAAAACCGTAGCATTGTCACCGATTGGAGACCCGGCGATCCCGTCTGGAACGGCAAGGTCGGCGGCCGGGATATCACCGCACAGATCCGCCCCGTGCTCAACGGGCTGCGGATCGACTGGCAGGGGCTTTCGGTGACGGCCAAGGTCTTTTCGCCGCGTCATGCCGAACTCGACAGGCTGATGCCGGTGAAGCTGCCGCCCGATACCTCCAAGCTGCTGCTCTGCCCGATGCCCGGCCTCGTCGTGTCCATCGCGGTCGCCGAGGGCCAGGAAGTCAAGGCGGGTGAGACGCTTGCGATCGTCGAGGCGATGAAGATGGAAAACGTGCTGCGCGCCGAGCGCGATCTCATCGTCTCGAAGATCAATGCCGCGGCCGGCGAAAGCCTGGCCGTCGATGCCGTGATCATGGAATTCGCCTGA
- a CDS encoding DMT family transporter, whose translation MSEHPAHQNSLQGMAIMSGAMLILPTMDAIAKYMATFEAMSPGQVTFYRFFFQIACTLPILFAVFGLKALSAKRPWMNLLRGVLHGAASLLFFVAVKYMPLADVFAIYFVEPFMLTAMSALFLGEKVGWRRWMAIVVGFGGAMIVIQPSYEIFGLKALLPVACAFLFSLYLFLNRAIGEADSPLTMQTMAGIGGTAFMAAALLVGSGTGNADFAVSLPASGLGLVLLLALGSISGYAHMLIVRAFRLAPLSLLAPFQYFEIISATVLGYALFNDFPNFSKWIGIFIIIASGLFIIWRERLQARSLKSS comes from the coding sequence ATGTCAGAGCATCCAGCCCATCAAAACTCCCTGCAGGGCATGGCGATCATGTCCGGCGCCATGCTGATCCTGCCGACCATGGATGCCATCGCCAAATATATGGCGACCTTCGAGGCGATGTCGCCGGGTCAGGTGACCTTCTACCGATTCTTCTTCCAGATCGCCTGCACCCTGCCGATTCTCTTCGCCGTTTTCGGGCTGAAGGCGCTTTCGGCCAAGCGGCCATGGATGAACCTGCTGCGCGGCGTGCTGCATGGCGCCGCAAGCCTGCTTTTCTTCGTCGCCGTCAAATACATGCCGCTTGCCGACGTCTTCGCCATCTATTTCGTCGAGCCCTTCATGCTGACGGCCATGTCGGCGCTGTTCCTCGGGGAGAAGGTCGGCTGGCGGCGCTGGATGGCGATCGTCGTCGGTTTCGGCGGCGCGATGATCGTCATTCAGCCGAGCTACGAAATATTCGGTCTGAAGGCGCTGCTGCCGGTGGCCTGCGCCTTTCTGTTCTCGCTCTATCTCTTCCTCAACCGCGCCATCGGCGAGGCCGATTCGCCGCTAACCATGCAGACGATGGCCGGCATCGGCGGAACGGCCTTCATGGCCGCCGCCCTTCTCGTCGGCAGCGGCACCGGCAATGCCGATTTCGCCGTCTCCCTGCCCGCCTCCGGTCTCGGTCTCGTCCTGCTTCTCGCGCTGGGTTCGATCTCCGGCTATGCGCATATGCTGATCGTCCGGGCTTTCCGGCTCGCGCCGCTGTCGCTGCTTGCGCCGTTCCAATATTTCGAGATCATCTCGGCAACCGTTCTCGGCTATGCGCTTTTCAACGACTTCCCGAATTTTTCCAAATGGATCGGCATCTTCATCATCATCGCATCGGGCCTCTTCATCATCTGGCGCGAGCGGCTGCAGGCGCGATCGCTAAAATCCTCCTGA
- a CDS encoding BON domain-containing protein yields the protein MARIGDKPPISREGPKPFDEKAELSREEDYRDLEERNLDDGWPYADGTGADPANRPYGETAANFDSDPNRGFRIDGTDADGNENRLKDSLRADTIDRDESDELEARVNDHLETIPEVDINSIEVHADGHVITLEGSVETIGIARKVELSALSVDGVRHVRNRLQLTGVDAHIPNED from the coding sequence ATGGCAAGGATCGGTGACAAGCCCCCGATTTCACGCGAAGGTCCCAAGCCTTTTGATGAAAAGGCAGAGCTTTCCCGTGAAGAGGATTATCGCGACCTCGAGGAACGCAATCTCGACGACGGCTGGCCCTATGCCGACGGCACCGGCGCCGACCCGGCCAACCGCCCCTATGGCGAGACGGCCGCAAATTTCGACAGCGACCCCAACAGAGGCTTCCGGATCGATGGCACGGATGCAGACGGCAACGAGAACCGTCTGAAGGACTCGCTGCGGGCCGACACCATCGACCGCGATGAAAGCGACGAACTCGAAGCGCGGGTGAACGATCATCTCGAAACTATTCCCGAGGTCGACATCAACAGCATCGAGGTTCATGCAGACGGGCACGTCATCACCCTGGAAGGTTCGGTGGAGACGATCGGCATCGCCCGCAAGGTCGAACTCAGCGCACTTTCGGTCGACGGCGTCCGCCATGTCCGCAACAGACTGCAGCTGACCGGCGTCGACGCGCATATCCCCAACGAAGACTGA
- the sugE gene encoding quaternary ammonium compound efflux SMR transporter SugE yields the protein MAWFLLFLAGLFECGWAIGLKYTDGFTRPLPTALTVISMVVSIVLLGLAVKHLPIGTAYAVWTGIGTVGTVLLGVWLLGDEASVSRLACIMLIVGGIAGLKLTA from the coding sequence ATGGCTTGGTTTCTGCTTTTTCTCGCCGGTCTTTTCGAATGCGGCTGGGCGATCGGCCTTAAATACACCGATGGCTTCACACGGCCGCTGCCGACGGCGCTGACCGTCATATCCATGGTGGTCAGCATCGTGCTGCTCGGCCTGGCGGTGAAGCACCTGCCGATCGGCACCGCCTATGCGGTCTGGACCGGCATCGGCACGGTCGGCACCGTGCTCCTCGGCGTCTGGCTGCTTGGCGATGAGGCAAGTGTCTCCCGTCTTGCCTGCATCATGCTGATCGTCGGCGGCATCGCCGGTCTCAAGCTCACTGCCTGA
- a CDS encoding DoxX family protein, with the protein MSSFERLSAYRPYGLAALRIITALLFIEHGTMKLFGFPASQMSGSLPPLMLFAALLELVGGILILIGLLTRPVAFLLAGEMAVAYFMAHAPSSFFPAVNQGDAAILFCFVFLYLFFSGPGAFAVDNRKAA; encoded by the coding sequence ATGTCAAGTTTCGAGCGTCTTTCTGCCTACCGCCCCTATGGGCTGGCCGCTCTCAGGATCATCACCGCGCTGCTGTTCATCGAACACGGCACGATGAAGCTTTTCGGCTTCCCGGCGTCGCAGATGTCCGGCTCGCTGCCGCCGCTGATGCTTTTCGCCGCTCTTCTCGAGCTTGTCGGCGGCATCCTCATTCTCATCGGCCTGCTGACGCGCCCCGTCGCCTTCCTGCTCGCCGGCGAAATGGCGGTTGCCTATTTCATGGCGCACGCTCCGAGCAGCTTCTTCCCGGCCGTCAACCAGGGCGATGCCGCGATCCTGTTCTGCTTCGTCTTCCTCTACCTGTTCTTCTCCGGTCCCGGCGCGTTTGCCGTCGACAACCGCAAGGCAGCCTGA
- a CDS encoding GNAT family N-acetyltransferase codes for MASTTYTADLKSIDELLARELYDLLKMRVDVFVVEQNCAYPELDGKDIDALHLRLMESGELLASARILKPHEPQEPSKIGRVVVSPAHRGKRLGDTLMSEAITACERLYPANPIALSAQAHLRRFYEAFGFAVASEEYLEDGIPHIDMVRQSARPA; via the coding sequence ATGGCTTCGACGACCTACACGGCCGATCTCAAGAGCATCGACGAGCTCCTCGCGCGCGAGCTCTACGACCTCTTGAAAATGCGTGTCGATGTCTTCGTCGTCGAGCAGAACTGTGCCTATCCGGAACTCGACGGCAAGGATATCGATGCCCTGCATCTGCGACTGATGGAGAGCGGCGAACTCCTGGCTTCAGCGCGGATCCTGAAGCCGCACGAACCGCAGGAGCCGTCAAAGATCGGCCGCGTCGTCGTCTCACCTGCCCATCGCGGCAAGCGCCTGGGTGATACATTGATGAGCGAAGCGATCACGGCTTGCGAACGGCTTTATCCGGCAAACCCCATCGCCTTGTCGGCGCAGGCCCATCTGCGCCGATTCTACGAAGCCTTCGGTTTCGCCGTGGCATCGGAGGAATATCTGGAAGACGGCATTCCCCATATCGATATGGTCAGACAGTCGGCGCGGCCGGCATGA
- a CDS encoding isoprenylcysteine carboxylmethyltransferase family protein, which produces MKKQAAASWSFLDIHFVLDIVEKVLICYLFVAIVMRIVPQMQDNRAIIDGLLLVSEGAAAFLILTRRATRNASLRVYDWTVTAIGTLFPLLVSPTTTGPLAPLWLCGMVMCLGFILQISAKLVLRRSFGLVPANRGVKIGGPYRFVRHPMYAGYLMTHVSFFLANPSLLNFAIYAAAISAQCLRLLAEERLLKEDPAYAAFMTTTRYRLVPFVF; this is translated from the coding sequence ATGAAAAAACAGGCAGCGGCAAGCTGGTCATTCCTCGATATCCATTTTGTTCTGGATATCGTCGAAAAGGTCCTGATCTGCTATTTATTCGTTGCGATCGTTATGCGTATCGTGCCCCAGATGCAGGACAATAGGGCGATCATCGATGGCCTGCTGCTTGTTTCGGAAGGCGCTGCCGCCTTTCTGATCCTCACCCGCAGAGCGACGAGGAATGCGTCGCTACGGGTCTATGACTGGACTGTCACCGCCATCGGCACGCTCTTCCCGCTGCTCGTCTCGCCAACGACGACGGGGCCGCTTGCGCCGCTCTGGCTCTGTGGAATGGTGATGTGCCTCGGGTTCATCCTGCAAATATCCGCAAAGCTGGTATTGCGGCGAAGCTTCGGCCTGGTGCCGGCCAATCGTGGCGTCAAGATCGGCGGCCCCTACAGGTTTGTCCGTCATCCGATGTATGCGGGCTATTTGATGACGCATGTCAGCTTCTTCCTGGCCAACCCGTCGCTCTTGAATTTCGCCATTTATGCGGCGGCTATTTCCGCGCAATGTCTGCGCCTTCTGGCAGAGGAGCGTCTGCTCAAGGAGGATCCTGCTTACGCGGCCTTCATGACCACGACCCGCTACCGGCTTGTTCCATTCGTGTTCTAA
- a CDS encoding peptide deformylase translates to MPIRPILRYPHPGLKTVCAPVTVFDSSLAGLADDLLATMRAAPGVGITAAHIGVFSRVTVLELDKTDGVRLYVNPEITWFSKETMTHAEGSVSMPGATDEVTRPRSIRFRYQDAEGNMHEDVAEDFLAICIQHEVDQLDGIFWLQRLSRLKRDRLVKKWEKAQT, encoded by the coding sequence ATGCCCATTCGCCCGATCCTGCGCTATCCGCATCCCGGTCTGAAGACCGTCTGCGCGCCGGTGACAGTCTTCGATTCGTCGCTTGCCGGGCTTGCCGACGACCTGCTGGCAACGATGCGCGCCGCCCCCGGCGTCGGCATCACCGCCGCTCATATCGGCGTCTTCAGCCGTGTGACGGTGCTGGAACTCGACAAGACAGACGGCGTGCGGCTCTACGTCAACCCGGAGATCACCTGGTTCTCGAAGGAGACGATGACGCATGCCGAAGGCAGTGTGTCGATGCCGGGAGCGACCGACGAGGTCACGCGGCCGCGGTCGATCCGCTTCCGCTATCAGGACGCCGAGGGCAACATGCACGAGGACGTCGCCGAAGATTTCCTCGCCATCTGCATCCAGCACGAGGTCGACCAACTCGACGGCATTTTCTGGCTGCAGCGCCTCTCGCGGCTGAAGCGCGACCGTCTCGTGAAAAAATGGGAGAAGGCGCAAACCTGA
- a CDS encoding acyl-CoA carboxylase subunit beta encodes MKEILEELERRRGVARLGGGKARIDAQHKRGKLTARERIDLFLDEGSFEEFDMFVEHRSTDFGMDKSRVAGDGVVTGWGTVNGRTVFVFAKDFTVFGGSLSEAHAEKIMKVQDMALKNRAPIVGIYDAGGARIQEGVAALGGYAEVFQRNVLASGVIPQISVIMGPCAGGDVYSPAMTDFIFMVRDTSYMFVTGPDVVKTVTNETVTAEELGGAVVHTTRSSIADGAYENDVETLLQVRRLIDFLPLSNTAPLPEIECYQSVTEVDMSLDTLVPASANKPYDIKELIRKVADEGDFFEIQASFAGNIVCGFGRVEGSTVGFVANQPMVLAGVLDSDASRKAARFVRFCDCFSIPIVTFVDVPGFLPGTAQEYGGLIKHGAKLLFAYAEATVPKLTVITRKAFGGAYDVMASKHLRGDLNYAWPTAQIAVMGAKGAVEIIFRKDIADPEKIAAHTKMYEDRFLSPFVAAERGYVDEVIMPHSTRRRLARGLKMLRNKDLTNPWKKHDNIPL; translated from the coding sequence GCGCGCGAGCGCATCGACCTCTTCCTCGACGAAGGCTCCTTCGAGGAGTTCGATATGTTCGTCGAACATCGCTCCACCGATTTCGGCATGGACAAGAGCCGTGTTGCCGGCGACGGCGTCGTCACCGGCTGGGGTACGGTCAACGGCCGCACGGTGTTCGTCTTCGCCAAGGATTTCACCGTCTTCGGCGGCTCGCTTTCGGAAGCGCATGCCGAGAAGATCATGAAGGTGCAGGACATGGCGCTGAAGAACCGCGCGCCGATCGTCGGCATCTACGATGCCGGCGGCGCCCGCATCCAGGAGGGCGTGGCGGCCCTTGGCGGTTACGCCGAAGTGTTCCAGCGCAATGTGCTCGCCTCCGGCGTCATCCCGCAGATTTCGGTGATCATGGGTCCCTGCGCCGGCGGCGATGTCTATTCACCTGCCATGACCGATTTCATCTTCATGGTGCGCGATACCTCCTACATGTTCGTCACCGGGCCGGATGTGGTGAAAACCGTCACCAACGAGACGGTGACGGCGGAAGAACTCGGCGGTGCCGTGGTCCACACGACGCGCTCTTCGATTGCCGACGGCGCCTATGAGAATGATGTGGAAACGCTGCTGCAGGTGCGCCGGCTGATCGATTTCCTGCCGCTTTCGAACACCGCGCCGCTGCCCGAGATCGAATGTTACCAGTCGGTGACAGAGGTCGACATGTCGCTCGATACGCTGGTGCCGGCCAGCGCCAACAAGCCATACGATATCAAGGAGTTGATCCGGAAGGTGGCGGACGAGGGGGATTTCTTCGAGATCCAGGCAAGCTTTGCCGGCAATATCGTCTGCGGCTTCGGCCGCGTCGAAGGCTCCACCGTCGGTTTCGTCGCCAACCAGCCGATGGTGCTGGCCGGCGTGCTCGACAGCGATGCCTCGCGCAAGGCTGCCCGCTTCGTGCGCTTCTGCGACTGCTTCAGCATTCCGATCGTCACCTTCGTCGACGTACCGGGCTTCCTGCCGGGCACGGCGCAGGAATATGGCGGGCTGATCAAGCATGGCGCCAAGCTGCTCTTTGCCTATGCCGAAGCGACGGTGCCGAAGCTCACCGTCATTACCCGCAAGGCCTTCGGCGGCGCCTATGACGTGATGGCGTCGAAACACCTGCGGGGAGATCTCAACTATGCCTGGCCGACGGCGCAGATCGCGGTGATGGGGGCCAAGGGCGCGGTCGAGATCATCTTTCGCAAGGATATCGCCGATCCGGAAAAGATCGCTGCCCATACGAAAATGTACGAGGACCGTTTCCTCTCGCCCTTCGTCGCCGCCGAGCGCGGTTATGTCGATGAAGTGATCATGCCGCATTCGACCCGCCGGCGGCTGGCGCGGGGGCTGAAGATGCTGCGCAACAAGGACCTCACCAATCCGTGGAAGAAGCACGACAACATTCCGCTTTGA
- the lipB gene encoding lipoyl(octanoyl) transferase LipB: protein MTMLRTDLEFSMLPNPGTRPVRWRIADGLIAYEEAVETMEREVAVISDGGDELVWLVEHPPLYTAGTSANAGDLVQPDRFPVFATGRGGEYTYHGPGQRVAYVMLDLKRRRQDVRAFVAALEDVVIRTLDMMNVRGERREDRVGVWVRRPEKPFLADGTMAEDKIAALGIRLRKWVTFHGLSLNVDPDLDHFGGIVPCGISAYGVTSLVDLGLPVMMADVDIRLRTAFEAVFGETTRES from the coding sequence ATGACCATGCTTCGCACCGATCTCGAATTCTCCATGCTCCCGAATCCCGGTACCCGCCCGGTACGCTGGCGCATCGCCGACGGCCTCATTGCCTATGAAGAGGCGGTGGAGACGATGGAGCGCGAAGTGGCGGTGATATCGGATGGCGGCGACGAGCTCGTTTGGCTCGTCGAGCATCCGCCGCTCTATACCGCCGGCACCAGCGCCAATGCCGGGGATCTCGTCCAGCCGGACCGTTTCCCGGTCTTTGCGACGGGGCGCGGCGGGGAATATACCTATCATGGACCCGGCCAGCGCGTCGCTTATGTGATGCTCGACCTGAAACGCCGGCGCCAGGACGTGCGCGCCTTTGTCGCTGCCCTCGAGGATGTCGTCATCCGCACGCTCGATATGATGAATGTGCGCGGCGAGCGGCGTGAAGATCGCGTCGGCGTCTGGGTGCGCCGGCCGGAAAAGCCGTTTCTTGCCGATGGAACGATGGCCGAGGACAAGATCGCCGCCCTCGGCATCAGGCTGCGGAAATGGGTGACCTTCCATGGACTGTCGCTCAACGTCGATCCCGATCTCGATCATTTCGGCGGCATCGTGCCCTGCGGGATCTCGGCCTATGGCGTGACCAGCCTCGTCGATCTCGGCTTGCCGGTGATGATGGCCGATGTCGATATCCGGCTGCGCACCGCCTTCGAGGCGGTTTTCGGCGAAACGACGCGCGAAAGCTGA